In Coffea eugenioides isolate CCC68of chromosome 4, Ceug_1.0, whole genome shotgun sequence, the genomic stretch CTGCTCCAGTACCAGAAATTAAATCATGAATTCAAGTGGTTTAAGTTCACCCAGATCTAGTTTGTCCAGATCTAGTTCAAAAAAATTAGATTATTTGTATGAAGTTTCTGTTGAACCAGAACAGGTAAAGCCTACATCTCTACCTTTGTTGGATCCAtactcttcgttttcaagattaaATGCTTCTCCATTTGGTGCTATAAAATCTCTGATTAAGCATCGTCCCAAAGGAGTAAAAGAGTATGTTTAATCTTCCAAGTTGGATCAATATCACATCCCAGCAATAGGTAAGGAACAATTTATAGCTTTGCATATTCCACATGATTTTCCAAATCAATGGAAACAACAAGGTTATACTCATATCCATTTTGGTGCTATTAAGTTTTCATTATTTTCATGGCAGAAAAGGATTACCAGTTGTGGCTAGATTAGCTTTATTAGATAGTAGATTTGTAAAATATCAACATGCATGTATAGCTACTATTGAAACTACTTTAAGGCTTCGTTTGGGAGTAGAtgaaggaagagaaaagaaaagaacagataacttagaaaagaaaggaaaagaagagaaaagatgCATATTTCGTTTGGGAGttcaatgaaagaaaagaaaagaaacatctTTCCTTTATTTGAGAGTTGGAGAGATAtggaaagaaaggattttaTGAGAATGCAATTTTACGTATTTGccctttcaatttttaaatcaaaGTCCAAAGATTAGTTTTCTTGTTCCTATAAATAGAATATTTGGGCAAGACAAATTTCTAAAACAATTGCATATGCATTCCCACAAGgtgaataataataagttgAGTTCCCAACTAATAagttatcctttttttttttgcatcttGAACTATTTGCCCATTTTTACTCAAATGTTAAACTTCAGCTCGTTATTGGTACTTGTCATTTACATTTGCGTGTCATTATGTGGTGCAAATATTGGTGaaaaaaacaaataattaaGCAAGGAGATGCATGGCACCATAAAATACATAAACCAGGCTTCCATGGAATGCAACCCAAGTCAATAAAATGGAATGCAACCCAAGTCAATAAAATGGAATGCAACCAAGTGAACTCAAAATATACATAAACCATGTTGACGAATGAAGTGCAACTTGGTTTCCAATAGCATTCAGATTTCCGAATCCATATGAGCATTTACTCCTGATACAAAAGAAATTCTATCAATTTCTAAACAAAAATACATCCAATAATCTACATACTTTCAAAACATGAAATGTCCAGTGGGTAATTGGAATCATCTTTAATTTCCAAAACTAGCTTATATCTTCAAAAGTATTTCGAACATGATAACATGCCCATGTTGATGAAAGTGGCTAAAATCCATTCATCAGCTTGTTCAAAATATTCCTACGTCTTTCCGATGGGCACCCAAAGAAGCTTCTTACTTTCTCGGTGTTTTGACAAAGGAACACATAATAATCATCAATCAGGTCTGCCTCAACTCCAATATTAACAAGTTCATCATAAATCTCTTTCTCTGAATATACTCCTGGCCTAGATTTTTCAAGAATAGTATTACCTTCTCTTAGTGAATCAGCAATGTTGTGAAGCGCACCCTTCAAACTTTCAAATTCTTCATCACATGTGACTTTTCTTTGCTTACCTTGTGTTGCTGTTGTACCTTGAGATTGTTTGTTGTTACAAGCCTTTGATCGTTGTGCATCCAACTCcttacttgaattattgaaattctCTAGACTGATCTCATTTTGAGATAGCATGTCGTCAATCTCAATAATACTTTCAAACTGCACTCCATTTGGTTCATTCATCCAACGCATACGTTTCTCTTTCGCTGTTTCAGCACCCTGTCCTATTGCCCTATCTTTAGCAAAAAGTTCTTCTAAGCTATCCTAATGGTTGATAACTTTAGTCTTCCACCTTATAGCTTCAGGTTTTTCCTAAGTGTCGCACcccatttttaagaaaaaataaatggtttgaaaaagtgaattttgattcaatttttggttggaaaatgaattttttgatttaaaaaagaaaaaaaatgaaaaatatgggtctaaatgggacttgaaaatgcgacgatttgacccaaaatatagtttaaaaagggtttttgaaataaaaatcggagtcgccacttggtatagagttaaggtgtaccaagtcacctaaaatgaattttttaaaggaaaaggtagaaagaaaccccttttaaacgactcttagtctacgtaaaccaacgaaaaaggttcgggagtcacatttgacgaaagggaaggcaaggataaaaatccaaggcaccccttcgacctagccaaggctagttacgtgatttaatcaaagattttctcgTTTTAACCTTAAGATTCATCACATTTGGATatactatatgaatgcataccctagacctaggagggcatcggggggcaaaatttctcttcaaagcttgaatggtgccaatcacattaattgtgatgcccaataatgaccctttggagaagtcacgaataatgcaaaatatgagactctaagaaaaggaaaaggataaaataattatagaaatatacatgtcttagaggaatgcatcacgtcgggtacgggggactaatgttcgtgactcaattttcccttttaatagagggaatacgagcgtgctaaggctagaaaagccaaactcgtctatatcccatatccaaggggctattccctaatctaatcaagcaaatgaactaacctagttctaatgcttatatgaaatgcaaaactaatgtcatgtttcatgcAAAAGGAGCAAGTAATaaacatataagggaaaatatgggaaaatgggtatacatatataaggaaagtgtcatgcaatatggtgaaagaggccctaaaaagtaaagatatgcatgagatgaaggcaTGCGAATGTACTAGTGAGGGACGGTCCTAttggatcta encodes the following:
- the LOC113769213 gene encoding uncharacterized protein LOC113769213 — translated: MKKDPSIMKENMKWTLAMDEVFIQALLDQHYKVFWVDGTFTPTAYNNIINELKKKLGIEFTKNHLKNQLKTLKEHFKESCDFFRNGKLSGFSWNPFTKTWGAEPEVWEQLLQDSLEELFAKDRAIGQGAETAKEKRMRWMNEPNGVQFESIIEIDDMLSQNEISLENFNNSSKELDAQRSKACNNKQSQGTTATQGKQRKVTCDEEFESLKGALHNIADSLREGNTILEKSRPGVYSEKEIYDELVNIGVEADLIDDYYVFLCQNTEKVRSFFGCPSERRRNILNKLMNGF